The Arachis duranensis cultivar V14167 chromosome 2, aradu.V14167.gnm2.J7QH, whole genome shotgun sequence genome has a window encoding:
- the LOC107472992 gene encoding uncharacterized protein LOC107472992 — protein sequence MIADDSGDDVRESEPAGADSGSSSGTQQYPPHFSSLDLDAMRQEGVPGQPAGFGARDGEGSAGLTEFQVGQQFQDKDEALLSVKTYNIRRGVQYKVVESDYRRADASVSIKVLLNATTSHFGFRPTYRRVWLAKQKVVALIYGDWDESSNELPRWVLGVQLTMPGTVAVLKTSPIHVGAQLDESQAYFHRLFWTFPPCIEAFRHCKPLVSIDDTHLYGKYGGTLLVAIAQDGNSNILPMAFALVEGENAESWAFFLSHLREHVTPQAGLLVISDRHNGIKAAPEAPDGG from the exons TGACAGTGGCGATGATGTTAGAGAAAGTGAGCCTGCTGGGGCAGACAGTGGTTCTAGCTCTGGCACACAGCAGTACCCTccacatttttcttctttggacTTGGATGCCATGAGGCAGGAGGGGGTTCCTGGGCAGCCAGCTGGATTTGGCGCTAGAGATGGTGAAGGGTCTGCAGGTCTGACAGAGTTTCAGGTTGGTCAGCAATTTCAGGATAAAGATGAGGCCCTGTTAAGTGTGAAGACTTACAACATCCGTCGAGGGGTACAGTACAAGGTCGTGGAGTCTGACTATCGCCG GGCTGATGCATCCGTTAGCATCAAGGTGCTCCTAAATGCCACCACCTCACACTTTGGGTTTAGGCCGACGTACAGGAGGGTCTGGTTGGCCAAGCAGAAGGTTGTTGCCCTCATCTATGGTGACTGGGATGAGTCGTCTAACGAGCTCCCAAGGTGGGTGTTAGGAGTCCAGTTGACGATGCCTGGAACTGTTGCAGTCCTTAAGACGAGTCCTATTCATGTCGGTGCACAGCTGGATGAGTCTCAAGCTTATTTTCACAGACTATTCTGGACGTTTCCACCGTGTATCGAGGCATTCCGTCATTGCAAGCCCCTAGTTAGTATTGACGACACCCATCTCTATGGCAAGTATGGGGGAACGTTGCTTGTCGCGATTGCACAGGACGGGAATTCCAACATACTCCCTATGGCATTCGCATTAGTCGAGGGTGAGAATGCTGAGTCGTGGGCCTTCTTTCTCTCCCACCTACGTGAGCATGTGACACCGCAGGCGGGTCTACTGGTTATATCGGACAGGCACAACGGCATCAAGGCAGCGCCTGAGGCTCCTGACGGAGGATGA